The genomic segment AGCAGCGACGATGGCGGTGACGACGTCAGGATGCAGGTGCAGATCCACGAGCGCTCCAGCCTGATCTCGGTAAAGTACACCGACACGCAGCCGCTGTCGGGAGGACAGACGGCAACGATCGGCTTTCAGACCTCCACTGCCGTCTCCGGCTCCTATCCCGTCGGCTGCAACGCGCGCATCCTCGACGACAACCACGTCGGCGAAGGCTGGTCGATCGACGTGCGCAACACCGGCCTGCTGACGCTGGCCGGCTCGATGGCGATGAGCTCGGACGACATCAGCGGCTTCACCACGCTCTCCGGCGACGATGCCACCGCCACGCCCACCCTTCCCTTCAGCGTCAACATCGAAGGGACCAGCTACAGCACGATGACGATCTCGACCAACGGCTGGATCGAGTTCGGCGGCAACACCTCGGGCGACAGCGATCCCACCAACAACTGCCTGCCGTCGTCCGTGCACACCAACCCGCTGCTGGCCGTGTACTGGGACGACATGCGCACGGTCAACCAGAACATCCGTTACGGCGTGACCGGCACCAGTCCCAACCGCGTCTACGTCGTCGACTTCGTGCTCGACGACGTCGATGCAAGCGACGACGGCGCCGACGACGTGGAGGCGCAGGTCCAGATCCACGAACGCAGCAGCATGATCAGCGTGCGCTACCGCCTGGCGCAGCACCTGACCAACGGCCAGGGCGCGACCATCGGTTTTCAGGGCGACGGCGGCTCCTCGGCCGTCGGTTATCCGCTCACCTGCAACGGCCGCATCCTGGACGACAACCAGATCGACAAGGAGTGGTTCTCGGTGCACCCGAAGAGTCTCGGCGCGATGTCGCTGCACGGCGCCATGGCGTTCTCCACCGACGACCTCAACGTGGGCAACTTCGCCGATATGCAGACGCTGTCGGGCAATGACGCCACGGCGACGGTGGACATGGAGTTCTCCATCACCATCGACGGCGTCGCCTACAACACCGTGACTCTGTCCACCAACGGCTGGATGGAGTTCGGCGGCAATACCTCGGGCAGCAGCGATCCGACCAACGACTGCCTGCCGACCTCGGCGCACACCAATCCCTTCCTGGCCGCCTACTGGAACGACATGCAGACGGTGACCAATGGCGTTCGCTACGGCACGCTCGGCCAGGGCACCAACCAGGTCTTCATCGCCGACTTCTCGCTCGACATGGTCACGAGCAGCGACGACAGCATCGACGACCTCGGCGTGCAGGTGCAGGTGCACCAGCGATCCGGAACCATCACCGTCAAATACCGCACCGTCCAGCCGAGCAGCGGCGGCCAGGGCACGACCATCGGCTTCCAGGGTGCCGGCGGCGCCTCGGCCACCGCCTCTCCGCTGACCTGCAACGGCAAGATCCTCGACGACAACGTCGACGGCGAGAGCTGGTCGGTGGCGCCGCTGCCCGTGTGCGACAACGGCATCGTCGAGACCAAGGAGTCATGCGACACCGGCGCGGCCAACGGCACGGGCAGCTCGTGCTGCACGAGCACGTGCGGCTTCGTCGCCGCTGCCACGCTCTGCCGCACCGGCTCGGGCGACTCGTGCGATCCGAACGAAGCGTGCACGGGCAGCTCGGGCACCTGCCCCACCGACGTTTTCGCGTCCTCCAGCACGGTCTGCCGCAGCGGCTCGGGCGACCTGTGCGATCCGGACGAGACGTGCACCGGCGTTGCCGGTCAGACCTGCCCCGCCAACACGGTGGCCGCCTCCGGCACGCTTTGCCGCGCGGGCTCCGGCGACATGTGCGACCCCGACGAGACGTGCACCGGTCAGGTCGGAGCGACCTGTCCGGCCAACGTCGTGCTGAGCGCCGCCACCGAGTGCCGCGCCGGCGGCGGAGCGTGCGACGTCGCCGAGAGCTGCACCGGCACCGCCAATCAGCCGTGTCCCGCCGACGCGTTCGTGCCGGCACAGACGAGCGTGTGCCGCACGGGCTCGGGCGACCTGTGCGATCCCGAGGAGCTCTGCAGCGGGAGCTCGGCCGACTGCCCCGGCGACGTCGTGGCGTCACCGGGCACCACGTGTCGCGCCGGCTCCGGCGACATCTGCGATCCGGATGAGCAGTGTACGGGAACGGCCGGCGCCTCCTGCCCGGCCGATACGATCTCCAGCGCGGCGACGATCTGTCGCACCGGCTCCGGCGACGTGTGCGACCCCGACGAGACCTGCACCGGCAGCGCCGGGCAGGCGTGTCCAAGCGACGTCGTCGCCTCCACCGACACGCAATGCCGGGCGCCAGCCGATCTGTGCGATGCCGCCGAGACCTGCACCGGCAGTGCCGGCCAGGGCTGCCCCAGCGATGCGCCGGCACAAGAAGGGACCTCGTGCCGCGGTGTTGCCAGCGACTGCGACGACGAAGAAACCTGCGACGGCAGCTCCTTCTCCTGTCCGGCCGATGAGCCTGCAGAGCAAGGGACGACGTGCCGCGTGGCCGCCGGCATCTGCGACGCCGACGAAACCTGCGACGGCACTTCGTTTGAATGCCCGCAGGATGCACCGGCCGCAGCCGGCAAGCCCTGTCGCGAAGCGGCCGGCGCCTGCGACGCCGCCGACACGTGCGACGGCCAGGGCTTCGACTGCATCGACGGCGTTCAGCCGAGCGACGTCCCCTGCCGCGCGGCCGCCGGCGCCTGCGACGCGGTCGACTACTGCGACGGCGGCGGAATCGACTGTCCTGCCGACGCCAAGAGCAGCGCCGTCTGCCGTTCGGCCGCGCACTCGTGCGACGTCGCCGAGAGCTGCGACGGCGTCTCCGACGCCTGTCCCTCCGACGGCCTGCACGGCGACGGCACCGCGTGCAGCGACGGAGACACCTGCACCATCGAAGAGACGTGCCTGTCGGGAGTGTGCCAGGGCGGCCTGCAGGAGCCCGACAACTGCCAGGACGGCTTCCTGTGCTACAAGGCCAAGAACCCGCCCTTCGAGCCTGCCGAAGCGATCGTCATGGACGACGTCTACGACGGGCTGCGTTTCTTCGATCTCTACAAGCCGGGGCCGCTGTGCTCACCGAGCGAGATCGACGAGGAGGCGATCATCGATCCCTCCACGTTCCTGCGTGGCTATTCCATCGACGAGACCTACTCATCGTTCACGCATGCACGGCGCACGGGCCTCGTCTTCACCAACGACCTCGGAATGATCCAGCTCGATACGATCTCGCCGGCGATGCTGATGGCGCCGGCGGCCGTCGATTCCTCGTCACCGCCGGCGGCGCCGCCGTTCGGCAGCCACGACGTCGATCACTTCAAGTGCTACAAAGTCGCAGTCACCAAGGGCACCGCCGGAATCACCAAGGGAACGCAGCTTGCGGTTCGCGACGAGCTGTCGCCTTCGGCGCCCGATCGCGTTTTGGACATCAAGAAGCCGAAGTTCGTGTGCTCGCCCGTGGACCTGGCCGGCGCCGGCATCAAGAACGAGCACGGCTATCTCGTGTGCTATGGAGCCAAGACTGCCAAGGGCGAGCCCAGGCACGAGGTGCTGGCGGTGCATGCCACCGACGCGTATGGACGAGGCCGCACCGAGGTCGGCAAGGAATCGGTCGTATGCCTGCCGTCGGAGGTCGTGCCGGATGCCGGCCCGGCGGTCGGCCGATAGATCAGGTCCCTGCACCGAACAGGCTCGGACGGCGCGTGCCCGGCGCTTTCGATGGAACGTCGGGCACGGCCGGCGAACCACGCGCCTTTCTAGCGGTCGACGAGGTCGGCCAGCGTCATCCCCTCCATCGATTGCTCGCGCGCGCCGTAGAGGCGCGAGAGCAGATCGCGGACTCGCGAGTCGACCTTGCGGCGGTCGGCGCTCTTCTCGCCGCGCAGCGCGGCCAGCACGCGGGTGACGCGGATGCTGCCCGGCGACAGCGACAGGAACACGCGCGCCTGCTCCTCGCCGCCCAGATGCACGAGCCCGGCATCCGACAGCGTGCAGACCATTTCGTTGATGTCGCGCACCGGTACGTCCAGCGCGGCCGACAGGCTCTCCAGCGTCGGCACCGGCCGCTTCTCGTAGGCCGCCGCCGCCATCTCGGTCACCAGCGCCAGCGCCAGCGTCTCGCGCTCGGCGATGCTGAGGTCCTTGTTGCGGCGCTGGCGGCTCAGCGCCGTCAGGTTCTGCACCGTGGCCGATACTTCGGCGCCCGCCAGCACGATCGTCCAGCTCGTGTACATCCACACCATCAGGACGGGCAGCTGCGCCAGGGTTCCGTAGATGGCGTTGTAGTTGGCCATGCCGAACTGGAACGCCAGATACGCCGACTGCGTGAGCTGCCAGCCGATGCCGGCCACGATCCCGCCGGCGGCGGCCGCCGTCCATCGAACGCGGGCGTTGGGCACGAACGTGTAGAGGAACGTGAACAGCGCCGACACCACCAGATACGGCACCAGCGAGGTCAGCAGATGCATGAGCACGCCCACGCCGCCGAGACTCGCCAGCCATGCCAGCATGGAGTTGGTCTTGAGAGCGGCGGTGACGCTCATCGCCGCCGCCAGAAGAATGGGCGCGCCGACCAGCAGCGCGAAGTAGTCGGCGGTGCGCCGCACCACGCCGCGCGGCTGCGCGTTGCCCCAGATGACGTCGAGCGACTGCTCGACCTGGGCCATCACCGAAACCGACGAGATGACGACGAACACGGCCCCGATCACGCCCAGGCCTGCAATGCTGGTATTGTCGATGTAGGAGACGATGGTGTCGACGGCCTCGGGTGACATCAGGGTGAACCTGGCAAGGATCACCGCCTCGAGACGATCGCCCGACCATCCCATGCCGCGCAGGAATGCGAAGGAGACTGCCATCACCGGGACCAGCGCCAGCAGGCTCGCGTACGTCAGCGCCGCCGCGCGCAGCGCGCAGTGGTCGCGCATGAAGCCCTGCCCCGCGAACCATGCCACTCGCGCCGATCGCACGGCCCATCGTCGAGCCGGCGATGCGGCCTCATCCGGATCGCGCCAGACGTAGTGGTCGAGCAGCTGTGCCAACCCGAATGTGTAGCCGCCGGAGGAAGCCATGAGCGCCGACTTAAGCCGCGACCGATCCTTTTTGGCAACCCGTGCGTGCGCCACGCGTGCGCGCAGATGCCTGCCCTGCGCCGCAGCCGCCGGCCGCGTGAGCCGATGAGCTCGCTGCGCCGCTACGTTCTTCGCCGGCTCGCGCTCGCCATCCCCACCATCCTCGGCGTGTGCACGCTCGTCTTCGCGGTGTTGCACGTGGTGCCCGGCGATCCGGTCGACATCATGCTCGGCGAGAACGCGGCTGCATCCGATCGCGCAGCGCTGCGCGCAAGGATGGGCCTGGACCAGCCGCTGCTCGCACAGTACGGCGCGTTCATGAGCGGCATTGCTCGCGGGCATCTCGGATACTCGATGCGAAGCCAGCGGCCCGTCGGCGAGGTGCTGGCCGAGCGCGCACCCGCCACTCTTCGGCTTGGCCTGGCGGCGGCCGCGCTGGCCGCCGCCATCGGCATCCCGCTCGGAGTGCTGTCGGCGCGCCGCCCGAACGGCGCGTTCGATCGGATGGCGCTTGCGGCAAGCCTCTCGGCGGTCGCCATCCCGAATTTCTGGCTCGGCCCGATGCTCGTCCTGCTGTTCTCGATTCAGCTCGGGTGGCTGCCGGTGGCGGGAGCGGGCAGCCCAGCACACCTGGTGCTGCCCGCGCTGACGCTCGGCAGCGGCATGAGCGGCATCCTCGTGCGCATGACCCGCGCCGCGATGCTCGAGACCATGAGCGACGACTATGTGCGCACCGCCCGCGCCAAGGGCCTCGGCGAGAGCCGCGTGCTGGTGCGGCACGCGCTGCCGAATGCGCTGGTTCCGATCCTGTCGCTCGTCGGCCTGCAGCTCGGAGCGGTCCTTGCCGGCTCCGTCATCACCGAGACGATCTTTGCATGGCCGGGCCTGGGGCGGCTGGTCGTGGAGGCGATCCAGGCGCGCGATTATCCCGTCGTG from the Candidatus Limnocylindrales bacterium genome contains:
- a CDS encoding YihY/virulence factor BrkB family protein codes for the protein MASSGGYTFGLAQLLDHYVWRDPDEAASPARRWAVRSARVAWFAGQGFMRDHCALRAAALTYASLLALVPVMAVSFAFLRGMGWSGDRLEAVILARFTLMSPEAVDTIVSYIDNTSIAGLGVIGAVFVVISSVSVMAQVEQSLDVIWGNAQPRGVVRRTADYFALLVGAPILLAAAMSVTAALKTNSMLAWLASLGGVGVLMHLLTSLVPYLVVSALFTFLYTFVPNARVRWTAAAAGGIVAGIGWQLTQSAYLAFQFGMANYNAIYGTLAQLPVLMVWMYTSWTIVLAGAEVSATVQNLTALSRQRRNKDLSIAERETLALALVTEMAAAAYEKRPVPTLESLSAALDVPVRDINEMVCTLSDAGLVHLGGEEQARVFLSLSPGSIRVTRVLAALRGEKSADRRKVDSRVRDLLSRLYGAREQSMEGMTLADLVDR
- a CDS encoding ABC transporter permease, which encodes MSSLRRYVLRRLALAIPTILGVCTLVFAVLHVVPGDPVDIMLGENAAASDRAALRARMGLDQPLLAQYGAFMSGIARGHLGYSMRSQRPVGEVLAERAPATLRLGLAAAALAAAIGIPLGVLSARRPNGAFDRMALAASLSAVAIPNFWLGPMLVLLFSIQLGWLPVAGAGSPAHLVLPALTLGSGMSGILVRMTRAAMLETMSDDYVRTARAKGLGESRVLVRHALPNALVPILSLVGLQLGAVLAGSVITETIFAWPGLGRLVVEAIQARDYPVVQGAVLAIAGMYVVVNLLTDLAQALVHPRLREAAHGA